The Syntrophales bacterium region GCAGGCTTTCAGCTCCTCCAGGATCGATGCCAGGAGCTTCGGAGGGATTCCCGTCAGGGCGTTGAGTCCCGACGCCGTGAGGGGCTCCCCCGGCTCGGAGAAGTTCCGGCAGACGCGGTTCACCACCCAGAGGGCGAGGGTCTTGCGGAATGCCGGGCTGATCCGCTCCGCATCGGGACCGAATTCCAGGAAATCGGCATGCTGGTGCGCCTGGGAGACCTCGGCGCCGGCCAGGACGATGAGCCAGCTGATCTGCAGCCAGGCCAGGAGAAGAGGCAGGGCGGCGAAGCTGCCGTAGATGGCGTTGTACTCGGCGACGCCCACCTGGAATGTGATGTAGGCCCACTGGACGAGCTGGTAGACCGTCCCGGCCAGGATCCCCGCGAAGAGTCCCGACTGCCAGCGGACTTTCGTGTTCGGCAGAAACATGTACAGAAATGTGAACAGGCCCCACATGACGCCGTACGGCGCGTACTTGAGCGCGAACAGGACGAGCGGCTGGAGGGCGCCGAGAACCTCGATTTTCTGCGACAGCATCCGGGCCTGCGAGGCGAGGAAGACCGTCACGCTGCCCGACACCACCAGAAGCACCGGGCCCACGAACATGACCGAGAGGTAGTCCGTGATCTTCCGGGAGAGGGCGCGGTCTTTCCGGACGCCCCAGATGGCGTTGAAGGCCCTCTCGATGTTGCCGACGAGCTTGATGATCGTCCAGAACAGGAGCCCCACACCGACGCCGGCCACGAGCCCCCCCTTCGTCCTGGCCAGGAGGGAGTTTGCGAAGGAGAAGACATTGGTCAGGATCTCCTCCTGTCCCGGAAACTTCTCCAGGAGCCGCTGCTGGAGCACGGACTGGAAGTCGAAGCCCTTGGCGATGCCGAAGGCCAGGGCCACGACCGGGACGATGGAGAGAAGGGTGTAGAAGGTCAGCGCACTGGCCTGGAGAGGGCCGCGATGCTCTCCGAACCCCCTTCCGGCGGCCAGCAGGATCCGCAGGTTGCCGATGAGGAGAGCCTTTCCCCGGGGCAGGTCCCGGAGGCGGATCCGCCAGATGTCGCTCCCGAGGAATCGAATCAGTCGGCTGATCAAGGAAACTTCATCCTTTCCGGCGATCCCGCCCGGTCGCCGTTGGGGAGCCGTCCGCCGGGCGGGGAGGGCATCAATCCATTTCCAGCATCCTGTAGCCCTGCACGTCGAACACGTGCAGGCAGGCGTCCACGACGTCCTGGTCGAAGAGGTTGCCCCGGTCACCCTTCATGGAATAGATGGCCACGTGAACCTCCCGGGCCGGCCGGTAGGCCCGCGGGGACGTGATTGCATCCACCACGTCCGCAACCCCCAGGATGCGTGATTCCAGGAGGATGCGCTTCCCCTTCAGCCCTCTCGGGTATCCGGAGCCGTCCATTCTCTCGTGGTGCTCCCAGATCATTCTCGCCACCGGCCAGGGGAAGCGGATTCCCTTCACCATGTTGTGCCCGATCTCGACATGGGTCTGCATCATCCGGGACTCGTTTTCGTCCAGCCTCATCTCCTTGTTGAGGATCGCCCCCGGAACATCGATCTTGCCGATGTCGTGAATCAGGCCCGCCAGCCTGAGGCCCGTGATCCGGTTCTTGTCCAGATTCATCTTTTCGCCGATGGCGCGGGCGAGGTCGGCCACGCGGAACTGGTGTCCTTCCTTGTATGTATCCCGGACTTCGTGACTGACAGCGATGGCCCTGGCCAGGGCGAAGGCCCGCTGGAGGCTCCTCTCCGGGCTGAGTATCGACTTCTTTTTGGAGAAAAGCTGCTGCATCTCCTCCAGCCGCTCCCCGATTTCCATCTTCATGCGTTCTACGTCGATCATGTGCTTTACCTCCATCGAAGGGAAGGCAGCCCCCTGTCTTCCCGTTCTTCTGCCGGGGCATGAACCTGCCACCGGTGAATCAGCTTCCCTCTGCCAGCCTCACGAGCGCCTGTCGGTCCGGCATGTGGATCAACCTTCCGTCCGTGCGTAGGAGTCCTTCCGTGCTCATCTTTTTGATCGCCCTCGAGAGGGCTTCCGGTGTGGAACCCAGAATTTTTGCCAGTTCGCGCTGGGTAACGGGCAGCGTGACGGACTTATCGGCTGCCCCCGGGGACAGGCTCAGCAGATACGTGGCCAGGCGCTGGGGGATTTCCATCAGCGACAGCGACTCCACGAGCGCCATGGAATCCTTCAGGCGGCGGGAGAGCACCCGGATGATGTTCAGGAGAAGGGACGGTTCCCGACCGGCGATCTCCTCGATGACGGGACCGGGAATGACCAGCAGGGACCCTTCTTCGAGAGCCATGGCGCTTGCGGGAAAGGACTCGACGGCGAAGGCCGTGCAGAGTCCGAAAGGTTCCCCCGGGCCGAGTACGTAGAGCGTCTGTTCCTTTCCCTCCGCGGAACTCTTGTAGAGTTTCACCTTCCCCGAGAGAACCACAAAGAAAGCCCGGGCGGGATCTTCCTCCCCGATGATCAGGTCTCCCGGGCGAAAGGGCCTTCGGGCGACCTTTTGCGCCAGGGAATTCAGCCGTTCCCGGCCGATTCCCTCGAACAGGGCGATATCACGAATCTGTGCAATGGTGTCCATGAAAAATTTGCCGGCGTTGATCCAGATCAATGACGCGTTCCTCATCTTCCTGTAGGAACGAAATCAACGGACGGCAAATTATTAACACAGCCGTCCCGCTGAAACCAAGAAAGTTTCCATGCAAGGAGGAAGGAATGATGAACGCGAAAGAACATTTGAAATCCGTGAGTGATGCGTCCTTCGATGCGGAGGTACTGAAGGCGGAGCAGCCGACGCTGGTCGACTTCTGGGCTCCCTGGTGCGGCCCCTGCCGGGCGATGGGGCCTGTCCTGGAGGAAATCGCCCGGGATTACGAAGGGCGCCTGAACGTGGTGAAGGTCAACGTAGATGAGAATCCAAAGATTTCGCTCCTGTACGGAGTGCGCAGCATCCCGACGCTCCTTCTGATCAAGGATGGTGAGATTCGGGAGACCCGGGTCGGCATGCTTCCCCGGGAGCAGCTCGCCGCCATCGTGGACCGCAGTCTCCAGTGAGAGTGCGACCCGGTCCCGGTCCCGCCGGGCCGATCGCTTCCTTATGCCTGAAGGTCCCTTCGCGGCGCCCGGGTTCCGGGTGCCGCGAAGCGGGCGGGAAACCCTTCCAACACGGGGATTGAATGATGATGAAGATCCTTGGAACCCTGAACCGGAACCTGGCGGTGGCGATCCCAGCGGCCATGGCGCTGGGATTCGCCGCCGGCATGGCGGCGGATGCGCGGGCCCTGAAAGGGTGGATCCTGCCCCTCACCTTCCTCATGGTCTATCCCATGATGGTGACGATGAAGCTCCGGAAGATCCTGGAGGGCGGGGATGGAAGGGCCCAGGCGATGGCCCAGGCCGTGAACTTCGGGATCATTCCCTTTGCCGCCTTCGGGCTGGCGATGATCTTTTTCCCGGGCCGGCCGTTCCTCGCCTTGGGCCTGCTCCTGGCGGCACTCGTGCCGACGAGCGGGATGACCATCGCCTGGACGGGCTTCGCGAAGGGGAATGTCGAGGCGGCGGTGAAGATGACCGTTGTGGGGCTGATCCTGGGTTCGCTCCTGACGCCCCTCTATCTCAACGCCCTCATGGGGGCGAAGGTTGCCGTCGACCTCGTGGCCGTGTTCGGGCAGATCCTCCTGACGGTGTTTCTGCCCATGGCGGCGGGGTACGCAACCCAGCACACCCTGGTCCGGCGCTTCGGCCGGCGGGAGTTTGAGCAGCGCCTGGCACCACGCTTTCCCGCCCTTTCGACCCTGGGGGTCCTGGGGATCGTCTTTGTCGCCATGGCCCTGAAGGCGCGGGAGATCGCCGCCCACCCGCTCCTGCTCGGGGAGATTCTTGTTCCGGTGGTTCTCCTCTACGGGGGGAATTACATTCTGGGAGCGCTCCTGGGGAAGGCCTTTCTGAAGCGGGAAGACGCTGTTTCACTCGTTTACGGGACGGTCATGCGGAACCTGTCCATCGCCATGGCCGTGGCCATGAACGCCTTCGGAGAAGGGGGCGCCGAGGCGGCCCTGGTCATCTGTGCGGCCTATCTCGTTCAGGTCCAGTCCGCCGCCTGGTCCGTCGGCTGGGTAAAGCGTTTCTTCGAGCCGCGTGTTCTTCCCGTCGCCGCGGCCGAAGAATCCTGACACGAGGTGACGGGTTCGCGGGCCGTGTCGAAACACCGCCATCTTTATGGCCGCTTCGGCCGGGTCAGCCGGAAATCCTGCCGGGGCAGGCCCGGATCGCGGTTCGGGTCGTAGGTCGTGTCGTTCGAATAGATGTAATCGCCGTTCGCGTTGACCCAGCGGCGGCTCCAGTCGCTCGTGTCCCGTTCGACCTTCCCGGTGATGGGATTGACGTAATCCTCCTGGCCGGTGAGGGTCAGGTACTGGTCCCTCTGGATGGACTGCTGGGTGCGGGTCCGGTGAGCCGTGATCTCGCGGTCGATCCGGTTCAGGTCCTCGATGACCTTCCGGGAGATCTCCGCCCTCTCCCCCTGCCCCCTCAGCTCTCCCGCCACCCACTGCGGATTCAGGCGGATGGAGTTGGAAACGATGTCCAGCACGGGTTTCCAGCGGTCCACCTCGGCTGCCGGTGAGCGCATCGCCGTTGTGAAGTCGTTCGCCCACAGGCCCATGGATCGGCGGGCGTCGACCAGGACCGTGTAGAGCAGTTCCTTGTAGGCCCTGCCGTTCTCCGTGTATTCGACGATGACGAACCCCGCCTGGTAGGTCGGAGGCTGGACGCCGACCTGCATCAGCGCACGGGCGACCGGCTCCGACAGGCGGCTCACAACCTGGGCGAGCTTCGGCAGCGGCTCCTTCTGCACGACCCGGACGCCGGCTGCTCCCTGCCTGGTCTGTGAAAATACGTACAGGAGGTACTCCTCCCAGCCGGGCATGCGGACGACGGTCATCCCGTTGTAGTTCATCCCGGGGCCGTGCGTCGGCGGGATCATGGGGCCGTCGGCGTAGTGGATCTTGGGCAGCCTCCGCAGCATGACCGTGCCGCCGGCATCGCTCTTGACCGCGATGTCGCACTTGGCCTCGATGGAATTCCCGGTTCCGCCGGCTACATTCGGGTCCACGCGGAAGATCCCTCCCTCCACGATCCATCCCCTCGGCACCAGCATCGTGAAGGCGTGCTCCCGAGGCTCTGCAACACGGGTGAAGGCGACGGTCCGGGGGACGTTCCTGACGGACGATGCCTGCCTTGCGCTTTTCCTGGAATCGGACGCGGCAGCCGGTGCGGATGCCCCCGCGAAAGACATGGATAGAACCGCCGCAACGGCGAGCATCAGCAACGGTTTCCGCACGGACTCACCTCCCGGGGGCAAATCGCCCGGCCGGCATTTTACCCGTCATCGGGAAGAATTGAAAGCCGATCGTGGGAACGGGACGGTGCATCGGCCGCCTCCACCGGTCGTTTCCCATTGCATTGACGAATGCCGAGAATGGCATTATGATTGTGCAAAGGCTGCATATGTCCCCGCGTTTATTTCCATAACCTTCCGAAAAACGCTCGATACACCGGCAACGATCGGACCCGTTCATCACCTCAACGAGACTCGCAAGCGGCAACCAGTGAAGGATTCCTCGCAAACATTGGTGCATCATGGAGTCCGTGAAAGGAACGTTCCAGGACAAGGAGGTGCTGAAATGGAAAAGCGCATCGAGAGCTACTACCAGAGCCTGTACGAAGCGGCGGCCGTCCTGAATTCCACCCGCCAGATCCGGGACATCCTCCATTCCATCGTGGAGAACGTCGCCAGGACGATTGCGGCCAAGGGGTGCTCGCTGATGCTCCTGTCGCAGAACAGGAGGGTGCTCAGCCATGTGGCGTCGTACGGGCTGAGCGAGGGCTACCGGACGAAAGGCCCCGTGCTGGCGGACAAGAGTCTCTCGGAAGCCCTGGGGGGCAAGGTGGTGAATGTCCTCCATGCATCGGACGACGACCGGATCCAGTACCCCGAGGAGGCCCGGAAGGAGGGGATCGAGTCGATCCTGTCCGTGCCGGTGATGCTGCGGGATGAGATCGTCGGCGTAATCCGGGTATATGCGGCGGAGCCCCGGCAGTTCACCATCGACGACATCTATTTCATCGGGGCCGTCGCCAACCTGGGGGCGATCGCCATCGAAAACTGCAGGCTCTACAGGACCCTGAAGAAAGACTACGAGACGTTCCGGCGGGAGTACTTCAGCCACATCGGCGAAGACCGGGCATGGTAGGGAGCGGCCCGGGACTTCGGCGGAAGGGTTCAGAGAGGATTCCCGCACACCGGGCACCTGCCGCCCGGCGGGAGATCCGTTCTCCTGAACTCCATGGTGCAGTGCGGGCAGGTGACAAACGGAGATGTCTCGACGGGGCGCGGGACCTGTTCCTTGGTTTGAGCGGCCCGCTCCCTGGCCTTCGCGGCCCGCTCCGCCAGCTCTTCCCTCACGTCGGGGATCCGCGCGCGCTCGATTGTGCCGAGCGTGTGGTTGGCCAGGATGCGCGACGGAAGCCGGATATGGGTGAAGTGGTAGCCGCCATCGGGGTCCTTCCACTGAATGGTGAGCCGGTAGGACTCGCGGACGGTTTTGCGGGGAAACAGGAGCGCCAGCGGTCCCAGAAACAGGAACCGGCCCAGGGGATACCTTTTTTCGACTTTTGAATCGTCGGCGAGCGAGACCTCGGTGATTCCGTCGAGGGGTATGCGGCCGAGTTCCCTTTCTCCGTCGTGCAGGATGAGGGATTCGTGGGTCGGCACACAGGCGACCAGCCTGTCGGAAGGAACTTCGTCCAGCAGGGTCTGCAGGTCGGGGGAGCTCCCCCCGGCGGCCGTGTTCATAACGCCTCCCCATCAAAGGAGATCATGGCATCGTGCCTCCGGATTCCGTGGAGAGAAAACTCCAGACCGGGAAAACCGATGTCATGGTTCTCTCCCTTTTCGCAGCAACTTCCTCAAGCAGCAACCATTATTTTCCGGCATCCGGCTGCAACCGCCGGATTTTGAATCTTCGGCACCCGCGTCGTTGAGGAACATCTCAGTCGGGACAGGCCGGCGGCGGGAGGCGGACCTCCCCTATTTCCCCCCGGCCGAACATGAGCCATTCGGCAGGATGTAACCCGGGCGATCCCCCGGCGTTGTGCCGTGCTTGACAGGATCTCTGTTTTTCCGTAAGCATCGAACAGGCAATCCCAAAAGCCTGTAATTTCCATGATTCGAGAGAGGTGGACGCAAATATGCGTACGATTGCCGAGCTTCCGATCCTGTTCTCCCGCTTCATTCCCGCCACCGCAAATAGCGATACGTGCAGAAGGATATCGATATGTTGAGCATCGTCCACCGTTTCTCAAAACTTCCGAGCATCCGGCAACTCCCCTTCAAGCAGAATCTGATCGACTTCTCCCTGGATCGCCTCGTTCGCGGAGTGGACAACATTCATATTGACGTTCACATCAGCCCCCAGGTTCAAAACGCCGTCAAGCGGGTGGTTTCTCTTTTAATGATCAAGCACAGCGATACGGAAACCTATTTCAAGGATTACCAGAGAGAGACCCTGAAGAATGAAATCAATGCGTTAAGGAATCTCTGCACGGATGTCCTCCTGGACGGGATCAACAGGGCCAAGTCGCTCTCGGAAGTGCAGATCGACTATCTGGGGCAGGTTTCTCTAGCCAAGTTGTTCCTGCAGGAAATCAGGAACCAGTATGAGGTCTTCCTGGCCAACTTCAAAGACATCATCCGAAGCGGCGAACTGTCCCTGGAGCGCGACTCCTTCGAATCGTTCAAAATGAAGGAGAAGCTGAATGAATTGAAGTACAACCAAAGGCGAACCCTTCTTCGCGCGGGCGACGAGCTGTTCCGGATCCTGGCGGACGTCAGCGCAAAGAACCTGCGGATGCTCCGTGAATCGAATTTCCATTCCGACCGCATCCTGCCGGACGATCTCTTCCTCAATCCGATTCTTTACACGGACAACGCGCTGGACGATCTCTTCCTGGTCGAGGCCTATGTGATCATCGGCCAGCGGTCCGAAGATCCCGACAATTATCCGAATATCAAGAATATGATTTACGGCCTGCTGGAGCAGACGGACCTGGCCGGCGGGATCGCCGAAGGAGAGGAAACCGCCGGTGAAAACGAACCGGGGCTGAAAGAGGTGGAAAAAAGGCTGCTGACGGGGAGGCATGCCTTCGATGCATGGATGATGGAAGAGGAAAACATCGACCTGCTGTTCAACTGCTTCGAGAGCGAGGATCGGTACGACCGTCTGAAAAGGAGCAGGGAATCCCGGGAGGTTCTTGACGGGATCAAGGCCCGGTTGCATGTCCAGGAGAGCCTGCTGGACCTGTTCTACCGACGATTCGATGAGTCGCCCGTGATGAAGAGGCTCGTGGCGGCTTACGAAATCAAGGGCATCTATGGCCGCTACTGTCCTCCCCTGCGTGTCCATCAGCTGCGGGAATTCCTCATCGAGCCGGACGCGGGGGAGCCCATCACACGGCAGTTCAAGAACAGGAAAGCGGATTTTCTGGATCCCGTTTACCAGGCGGTCAGTGAAATACGGGGATGCTCGACCCGGAAAAAGAAGCAGCACCTCATCCAGTTTTTGAAAGACTTCTCCCGTTATCACCGGGATCTCCGCAATTACCATCTCCTGAAGGGGATCATGGACGCGGTCCACCTCATCCGGGAAGACAAAAAACTCCTGCTGTCAAAGGAAAACCGGTCCCTGTACGAGTTTCTGCTTCCCAGTGAACGGGTCATGGGGGAAAGGCCGATCGTCAACCACGTCATCATGAAGGCGGATATCCGGGGCTCCGTGGACATCACCTACACGATGATCGAACGGGGGCTGAACCCGGCGTCCTATTTCAGCCTCAATTTCTTCGACCCGATCTCCGAAATTCTGTTCGACTATGGCGGGGCCAAGGAATTCATCGAAGGGGACGCGATCATCATGTCGCTCTTCGAACACGAGGACACCCCCGAGGGCTGGTACAGCGTGGCCCGCGCCTGCGGCCTCGCCGTCCGGCTGCTGCAGATCGTACAGCAGTACAATGTGACGAGCCAGAAGCACAAGCTGCCGGTCCTCGAGCTGGGGATCGGGATCTGCTTTCATCAGAGCCCTCCCTCGTTCCTGTTCGATGGGGATTCCAGGATCATCATTTCTCCGGCCATCAATCTGGCGGACCGGCTGTCGAGCTGCAGCAAGACCCTGCGCAAACAGCTCCGGGACGAGAACCGGCTCTTCAACCTGTTCGTGTTCCAGGATATCCCCGACGAAGAACTCAAGGCCACGGCGGACGACCTTTCCCTTCGTTACAACGTCAACGGGATCGAGTTGAGCCCCGAGGGGTTTATCAAACTGTCAAAGGAGATCAGCCTGAAAAGGCTGGAATATCCGATGAACGGCAGTGGCAGGGTGACCCTCCACACTGGAACGTTCCCCACTCTGTCCGGAGGGTCCCAGCGCCTCGTTATCCGGGAAGCGGAGGTCTTGCGGGTCAAGCCGAAAACCGTTGACGTGATCGAAAAGACGTCCCGGAAATACTACGAGGTCTGCAGCCAACCGGAAATCTACGAGTTCATAAAAAAACACCTTTAGTCCGTGCTTGACGTGCCGCCTCGATGAAATTATGGTGCCTTTATGAAAATTCAACTGGTTCGCGTTCTTCATCGTCCCTTTCGCCCGGAAGCTGAGAAATTCCGTCCTCCCCGTTTCCAGGTCCTGGTCCTTCTTCTTGTCACCTTATTCAGTATGTTCCTCTGGTCCTGCATGGAGGAAGGCGAGCCCACCGACCAGCCGGAACAGGTCACCCGCACCTTCGAGGCCAAGGAGAGATTTGTGCTGCAGGCTTTGGCCCGCGTCTTCAACGAAAAGAACCTCGGGAAAGCCACCATCAACGCGGAAGCGCACGAAGTGACGTCGGACTACGTCTACGATGGGGAATGGAGAACCAAGAGCCTCGCCCGCACCCGTCAGGTCAACTGGAAGGAGACGGAAGTGACGCTCACCGTCACCACCGAGAAGAAGACGTCCACGGGATGGCAGTTGAGGCGGCTGCTTGGATCGGACCAGTACAAGAAGATTTTCAAGGCCATCGAGTCCCAGATCTTCCGGGAGATGTACAAAACCGAGTGAAGCCGGCCCGTCGGATCGGTCCCGGCTGTGGCGGGATACTTCCGGCACAGCCCCGCGGAAGGCTACATCCGCCGGATCCGTCCTGCCTGAGCCAGGCACTCTCCCGCCTTTTGATATCCCATCTCGATCATCTCCGCCGCCCGGTCGAATTCCAGCGTCTGGCATGCGTTTCTGGGAATCTCGATGACGATGTCCGGCGGGTAGGCCGCGAGCTTCTGCCGGGCGATGCTGCTCTGCATGGCTTCAAACGCCTGCATGGCGATATCGTACGCACCCCAGTCCCGGCCGCTGGCTGCCGCGGATCGCTGCAGGCGGTTGATGAAACGGTTGATCTTCTCGTGCAGCGGCGACGGGTGGACCGCCGGTGACGGATCCGCGCTTTCCGGGTTTTCCGGACTCTCCTCGGCGCCGGCCAGGTTGACGGCAATCGTGATGTCCGTTTCGTCGCCGATTGTCGGGGCGACCGGCACCGGGTTCAGGACCCCTCCGTCGATCAGGTCGATCCCTCTCTTCCGGAAGGGAGTGAAGAGAAGGGGGATCGAGATGGAGGCCCGGATCGCATCGAAAAGCTTTCCCGATTTTATCCAGATTTCCCTCTGATTCCTCACGTCGGTGGCCACGGCTGTATATTGGATCGGGAGTTCCTCGATCCGTTTCTCGCCGACGAGCTTGACCAGGGTGTTGATGATCTTGTCGCCCTTGACCAGCCCGCTCTTGCCCCATGAAAGGTCCAGCATGGTGACGATGTCGACTTTCGTGACGGCGCGGACCCATTGCTCGTATTCGTCCAGGTTTCCCGCTGCGTGGATGCCGCCGATCAGCGCGCCGATGGAGGAGCCGGCGATGGACCGAATCACGAACCCGTTTTCCTCGAGCCGGTGAATCACGCCGATGTGCGCCAGCCCACGGGCGCCGCCGCTTCCAAGTACGAGAGATACGGTTTTCATCTTTGCTTCACTCCAGTGGAATCGGTTCCGGTTTCCGGTTGTCCGGGATCTATCCGGGAAGGACTGCCGTTTCCCCCGAAATTAGCGCAGCAGCATGGGGAAGTCCAGGCGATTCCGGCGCCCGTATGAGCGGAGAAGAAGCGGATTCCGGGTGTCCGCCGGCGCCTGCCTCAACCGTCCGTTCGGACCGACGTCTGTTGTTGGACGTCCTTCCGGAGCGGGGTTCTTGTGCTTTCCCCGGGGGTGATGTATTGAATATCCGTTACAACGGAAGCGGCAACAGCCTCTCCCGGGGAGACCGTATCACCCTTCCCCGGCGGGAGGATTCTTCTTTGTGGTGGCGGTCATGGACGATCGGGCGGTTCCGAAGCTGGGCCTTCGGGTTTTCTTCACGGGTGTGAGGCCGGGATGTTTTGTCGCCATTCTCCTTGTTCTGGCGGGGGTCTCGGTCCTGCTTCCCGCCGCGGAGGCCGGCCAGTCCCGGGAATCGTGGAAAATCCTGGCCAGAGGCGTCGAATACGGCATCTTCAGCGTGAACCGGCTGCCGGACATCGGAAGCGTGAAAATCCATGTGGTCCGCATCGATCCCGCACGGGCGAAACTGAAGCTGGTCCTTGCCTCGGAGCATGAAGGCAGGAGTCGCTCGACGGGGGAGTGGTGCAGGGATTTCAAGCTGGTCGCGGCAATCAACGCCGGGATGTTCTACAAGGACTATGTAACCAACGTGGGGTATCTCCGCAACGGGTCCCGCGTCCAGAACCGGCGCTGGAACAGGAAGTACAAGACCGCCCTTGCCTTCGGCCCCCGGAAGGCCGGAATCCCCGGGGCCGTCATGGTCGATCTCGACACGCCCGATGCGATCGGGCGCGTGGATGACTACGACGCCGTGGTTCAGAACCTTCGCCTGATCAAGGGGAACGGGGTGAGTGTCTGGAACCGGGCGGACAGGCAGTGGAGTGAATCGGCCGCGGGCATGGACGGGGAGGGGCGCGTTCTTTTCCTGTTCTGCCGGTCGCCGCTGACCATGAGGGATTTCAATCAGGTGGTGAACTCGCTGGGCCTGGGGGTTGTCCGGATGATGCACATGGAGGGCGGACCCCTGGCCAGCCTGTCGATCCGGACCCGGGATATATCCGTCAACCTCGCCGGCAGTTACGAAACCGGTTTTCTTCAAAACGACACCAACATGCATCAGTGGCCCATCCCGAATGTGATCGGGGTCCAGGGCGACTGACGGACGGCGGCATCGATCCGTCCCGCTGGGCATGAACTGCATTCAGTGCAACAGGGTATTCTCGCGGGAAGACTGCATCGCTTCCATCTCCGGAAGCATCTTCGGAGACGAGTGCACGGAATCCTACTTTTTCTGTGTGCGCTGCGGCGTCTACACGAAGGAGATATTCTGGGACTGCTTCTCCGGAGAGGAGTCCGTTTCTGTGTCCGGTCCGATCATGAAGGCGGACGGTGATGCGAAGGTCGCACAGATCGGGAACTGCTCCGAGCCCTGGAACAAGAAGTGCCGTTGCGAGGCGCACCGGTCCTATTTCAACGGATCGCTTGACTGACATCTACAGCCGCCCCGAGAGGGGAGCCTTTTCTTCCTGACGACCGTCTTCCCGAAGCCTGCTCTCCCGGCCCAGCGCGGCCGTGCCGCTTCATTCCCCCGTCCAGGCATCGTTGTGTGAAAAGGTATAATAGTGCCAGTACTGGACGAGTGCGGGAACCGCCTTCGAGATGAGGCGGGGATTGATTTCCCACGCCGCCTTGATGACGTTCCGGAACATGGTCCGGACGGGCGGGGGGACCCGAAGCGTGAAATGATGGAATATCTTCAGAATCATGACGATTCGGAAGAGATCCTTCCTTCGGGTAGAATACAGGCCCGTCAGGTATTTGACGTTCTTCAGCCATCCGATCATGCGCCGCTCGAAGCACTCTGGTTCGTAGATTTTCCGGAAGAGCGC contains the following coding sequences:
- a CDS encoding YihY/virulence factor BrkB family protein, giving the protein MISRLIRFLGSDIWRIRLRDLPRGKALLIGNLRILLAAGRGFGEHRGPLQASALTFYTLLSIVPVVALAFGIAKGFDFQSVLQQRLLEKFPGQEEILTNVFSFANSLLARTKGGLVAGVGVGLLFWTIIKLVGNIERAFNAIWGVRKDRALSRKITDYLSVMFVGPVLLVVSGSVTVFLASQARMLSQKIEVLGALQPLVLFALKYAPYGVMWGLFTFLYMFLPNTKVRWQSGLFAGILAGTVYQLVQWAYITFQVGVAEYNAIYGSFAALPLLLAWLQISWLIVLAGAEVSQAHQHADFLEFGPDAERISPAFRKTLALWVVNRVCRNFSEPGEPLTASGLNALTGIPPKLLASILEELKACGILADVSLERPGEPGFQPAVDPDLLTVSYVLAAMDRRGSDDIPILQTEALEELSAGLRDFETALRESPSNRLLKSV
- a CDS encoding HD domain-containing phosphohydrolase, translated to MIDVERMKMEIGERLEEMQQLFSKKKSILSPERSLQRAFALARAIAVSHEVRDTYKEGHQFRVADLARAIGEKMNLDKNRITGLRLAGLIHDIGKIDVPGAILNKEMRLDENESRMMQTHVEIGHNMVKGIRFPWPVARMIWEHHERMDGSGYPRGLKGKRILLESRILGVADVVDAITSPRAYRPAREVHVAIYSMKGDRGNLFDQDVVDACLHVFDVQGYRMLEMD
- a CDS encoding Crp/Fnr family transcriptional regulator, with product MDTIAQIRDIALFEGIGRERLNSLAQKVARRPFRPGDLIIGEEDPARAFFVVLSGKVKLYKSSAEGKEQTLYVLGPGEPFGLCTAFAVESFPASAMALEEGSLLVIPGPVIEEIAGREPSLLLNIIRVLSRRLKDSMALVESLSLMEIPQRLATYLLSLSPGAADKSVTLPVTQRELAKILGSTPEALSRAIKKMSTEGLLRTDGRLIHMPDRQALVRLAEGS
- the trxA gene encoding thioredoxin; translation: MNAKEHLKSVSDASFDAEVLKAEQPTLVDFWAPWCGPCRAMGPVLEEIARDYEGRLNVVKVNVDENPKISLLYGVRSIPTLLLIKDGEIRETRVGMLPREQLAAIVDRSLQ
- a CDS encoding bile acid:sodium symporter, with the translated sequence MMMKILGTLNRNLAVAIPAAMALGFAAGMAADARALKGWILPLTFLMVYPMMVTMKLRKILEGGDGRAQAMAQAVNFGIIPFAAFGLAMIFFPGRPFLALGLLLAALVPTSGMTIAWTGFAKGNVEAAVKMTVVGLILGSLLTPLYLNALMGAKVAVDLVAVFGQILLTVFLPMAAGYATQHTLVRRFGRREFEQRLAPRFPALSTLGVLGIVFVAMALKAREIAAHPLLLGEILVPVVLLYGGNYILGALLGKAFLKREDAVSLVYGTVMRNLSIAMAVAMNAFGEGGAEAALVICAAYLVQVQSAAWSVGWVKRFFEPRVLPVAAAEES
- a CDS encoding GAF domain-containing protein, whose product is MEKRIESYYQSLYEAAAVLNSTRQIRDILHSIVENVARTIAAKGCSLMLLSQNRRVLSHVASYGLSEGYRTKGPVLADKSLSEALGGKVVNVLHASDDDRIQYPEEARKEGIESILSVPVMLRDEIVGVIRVYAAEPRQFTIDDIYFIGAVANLGAIAIENCRLYRTLKKDYETFRREYFSHIGEDRAW
- a CDS encoding patatin-like phospholipase family protein; its protein translation is MKTVSLVLGSGGARGLAHIGVIHRLEENGFVIRSIAGSSIGALIGGIHAAGNLDEYEQWVRAVTKVDIVTMLDLSWGKSGLVKGDKIINTLVKLVGEKRIEELPIQYTAVATDVRNQREIWIKSGKLFDAIRASISIPLLFTPFRKRGIDLIDGGVLNPVPVAPTIGDETDITIAVNLAGAEESPENPESADPSPAVHPSPLHEKINRFINRLQRSAAASGRDWGAYDIAMQAFEAMQSSIARQKLAAYPPDIVIEIPRNACQTLEFDRAAEMIEMGYQKAGECLAQAGRIRRM
- a CDS encoding phosphodiester glycosidase family protein, which translates into the protein MDDRAVPKLGLRVFFTGVRPGCFVAILLVLAGVSVLLPAAEAGQSRESWKILARGVEYGIFSVNRLPDIGSVKIHVVRIDPARAKLKLVLASEHEGRSRSTGEWCRDFKLVAAINAGMFYKDYVTNVGYLRNGSRVQNRRWNRKYKTALAFGPRKAGIPGAVMVDLDTPDAIGRVDDYDAVVQNLRLIKGNGVSVWNRADRQWSESAAGMDGEGRVLFLFCRSPLTMRDFNQVVNSLGLGVVRMMHMEGGPLASLSIRTRDISVNLAGSYETGFLQNDTNMHQWPIPNVIGVQGD